Proteins from a single region of Methanocella sp.:
- the mtrA gene encoding tetrahydromethanopterin S-methyltransferase subunit A, with protein sequence MVDKKEPAKGWPVVKGEYDVGDAKSDVAVATCGSHFGMWPIKAGAAIAGPFKTENLGIEKIVANIISNPNIRFVVVCGSEVKGHISGDALISLYKFGLKDGRIVNAKGAIPFIENLDANAVKRFQEQVQLIEMVDVEDEAKITQAIKDCIAKDPGAFAAEPMLITIKEKEEEVVAGAAIKPISGELAVIQSRLRSIKDDVKDIGYMSKFTMGWYAGKMEGIAIGIVICLMLLALLFPGGIDWTKLLLKP encoded by the coding sequence ATGGTAGACAAAAAAGAACCCGCAAAGGGATGGCCAGTAGTTAAGGGCGAATACGATGTCGGAGATGCGAAGAGCGACGTCGCCGTAGCGACCTGCGGCTCGCACTTCGGCATGTGGCCCATCAAGGCTGGCGCGGCAATTGCCGGCCCCTTCAAGACCGAGAACCTGGGTATCGAGAAGATCGTCGCGAACATCATCTCCAACCCGAACATCAGGTTCGTCGTGGTGTGCGGCTCGGAAGTCAAGGGCCACATATCGGGCGATGCCCTGATAAGCCTGTACAAGTTCGGCCTGAAGGACGGAAGGATCGTTAACGCAAAAGGCGCTATCCCCTTCATCGAGAACCTCGACGCAAACGCCGTCAAGAGGTTCCAGGAACAGGTACAGCTCATCGAGATGGTGGACGTCGAGGACGAGGCTAAGATCACTCAGGCGATCAAGGACTGCATCGCGAAGGACCCCGGCGCGTTCGCGGCGGAGCCGATGCTCATCACCATCAAGGAGAAGGAAGAGGAAGTCGTAGCCGGAGCGGCCATTAAGCCGATCTCGGGCGAGCTCGCCGTCATCCAGTCAAGGCTCAGGTCGATCAAGGACGATGTCAAGGACATCGGCTACATGAGCAAGTTCACGATGGGCTGGTATGCGGGCAAGATGGAAGGCATCGCCATAGGCATAGTGATCTGCCTGATGCTTCTCGCCTTACTGTTCCCCGGCGGCATCGACTGGACGAAATTATTATTGAAACCGTAG
- the mtrF gene encoding tetrahydromethanopterin S-methyltransferase subunit F has protein sequence MAESIAVAATQAPPESAFVPIIDDICYRAQLAARNQKMSSAVGATKVLGFLIGALFALGMVLIPLALIGGL, from the coding sequence ATGGCAGAATCTATTGCAGTAGCGGCAACCCAGGCGCCCCCAGAAAGCGCCTTCGTGCCCATCATCGACGACATCTGCTATCGGGCCCAGCTTGCTGCCAGGAACCAGAAGATGTCCTCGGCAGTGGGCGCCACCAAGGTGCTGGGCTTCCTTATCGGGGCCTTATTCGCGCTTGGCATGGTGCTGATCCCGCTGGCGCTTATAGGAGGTCTCTAA